Proteins encoded within one genomic window of Dyadobacter chenhuakuii:
- a CDS encoding glycosyltransferase family 117 protein — MTLFKKWNKITGWAVFSTAFLTYVLTMERTASFWDCGEFIAAAFKLQVPHPPGAPFFLLIGRLFSLLALGDVTRVAYWVNMVSVLSSAFTILFLFWTITLLVRKFIGKTAEQLSQSEAVLVIFSGLTGALAYAWSDSFWFSAAEAEVYGMSSFFTAIVIWAVFKWEETQDASTANRWLILIAYLIGISIGVHLLNLVTIPALALVYYFKTYRKPTVIGRILAFGGGLVVLAIINSGIIPGLPDLAGKFEIFFVNTLGLPFNSGIVFFVVLFLGTLSWSVRYAHKRGKVLLNTALLSLVFVLIGYSSYLMVLVRSEFNPPINENNPSDVLRFVSYLKREQYESRPLLWGPSFTSKPVSQERGAPVYRKKDGKYVIIDYRPVYKYAPGSNILFPRMYSAQPGHPQLYQQMTGLAEGQQPTMTHNLRYLFSHQMGHMYWRYFLWNFAGRESDKEGAGTVMPWQPASKFPSSIATNRGHNNFYVLPFLLGIAGLVWMYGKRRNELLVLGLLFVLTGVGLVVYLNLPPAEPRERDYIYVGSFYIFCIWIGFGVMAVAGLLQKLIKTPKLRTALAVSASLSVPVIMLARGWDNHDRSDRYHSVDFARNLLNSCAPYAILFTGGDNDTFPLWYLQEVEGVRTDVRVCVQTFLGIDWYVEQLRRKTNLSEALPLSLDLDDYATGKNEFVPFYEIPAVRNGINLKEYLDLINQENKAIQVPLTSGDMTSILPSSTLFLPVDAQKVRSMNIVKNDLLPMLTDSMSWNIGTNDLYKSDLVMLDIIATNNWKRPVYFSSTMGTTHNLGLQEYLQLEGYTYRLLPVRVQGASDGYVNSEIMYDNMLKKMQWRSLNNPKVYHDDTYRGSPVATARISFLRLAGQLIAENDLVKAKEVVNTAMTVMPDDTIPFDQFSVGFVGMLFDVGEDKKALDSARVMALRSDENLTWARENGGTRNRDVNVDLYVLQTIVQECKRAKKDAEADKYEAIFRKHLLAFNMYSGGN; from the coding sequence ATGACACTTTTCAAAAAATGGAACAAAATTACGGGCTGGGCAGTCTTCTCAACTGCATTCCTGACTTACGTGCTCACTATGGAGCGTACGGCAAGTTTTTGGGATTGCGGTGAATTCATTGCAGCAGCTTTTAAATTACAGGTGCCCCATCCGCCGGGAGCACCTTTTTTTCTGCTCATCGGCCGGCTTTTCTCCTTGCTGGCGCTTGGCGATGTGACGCGTGTAGCGTACTGGGTTAATATGGTTTCGGTGCTCAGCAGTGCCTTTACCATTCTCTTTTTGTTCTGGACCATTACATTACTGGTTCGCAAATTTATTGGTAAAACGGCAGAACAGCTCAGCCAATCCGAGGCAGTACTCGTCATTTTTTCCGGCCTTACCGGCGCCCTTGCATACGCCTGGTCGGACTCATTCTGGTTTTCAGCAGCTGAGGCTGAGGTTTATGGGATGTCATCTTTTTTTACGGCCATTGTGATCTGGGCCGTGTTCAAGTGGGAGGAAACGCAAGACGCATCCACGGCAAACCGCTGGCTAATCCTGATTGCGTATCTCATTGGTATTTCCATCGGTGTGCATTTGCTCAATCTGGTCACGATTCCGGCCCTGGCTTTGGTTTATTATTTCAAAACATATCGCAAACCGACCGTTATAGGCCGGATTCTGGCATTTGGCGGTGGATTGGTTGTATTAGCGATCATTAACTCCGGCATTATTCCTGGCCTGCCGGATCTGGCGGGGAAGTTTGAGATCTTTTTTGTCAATACGCTGGGCCTTCCGTTCAACTCCGGAATCGTCTTTTTCGTCGTGCTATTTCTGGGAACATTAAGCTGGTCGGTGCGCTACGCGCACAAGAGAGGGAAGGTGCTGCTGAACACTGCTTTGTTGTCATTGGTTTTTGTGCTCATTGGCTATTCGTCTTATCTGATGGTGCTGGTGCGTTCGGAATTTAATCCGCCTATTAATGAGAACAATCCAAGCGACGTGCTGCGTTTTGTTTCTTATTTAAAAAGGGAACAATATGAAAGCAGACCACTCTTATGGGGGCCGTCCTTCACTTCAAAGCCCGTCAGCCAGGAGCGGGGAGCGCCGGTTTACCGCAAGAAAGATGGCAAATATGTCATCATTGATTACCGGCCGGTTTACAAATATGCGCCAGGCAGTAACATTCTTTTTCCACGTATGTACAGCGCGCAGCCGGGCCACCCGCAGCTTTACCAGCAGATGACAGGCCTGGCGGAAGGGCAGCAGCCGACCATGACGCACAACTTGCGTTACCTGTTCTCACACCAGATGGGGCATATGTACTGGCGTTACTTTCTCTGGAACTTTGCCGGGCGTGAAAGCGATAAGGAAGGAGCGGGGACGGTGATGCCCTGGCAACCTGCGAGCAAATTTCCTTCTTCCATTGCCACAAACAGGGGCCATAACAACTTTTACGTGCTGCCGTTTTTGCTGGGCATTGCAGGCCTCGTCTGGATGTACGGGAAACGCCGGAACGAGTTGCTGGTGCTCGGCTTGCTATTCGTTCTTACGGGAGTAGGGCTTGTTGTTTATCTCAATTTGCCGCCCGCAGAACCGCGGGAGCGCGATTACATTTACGTAGGCTCGTTTTACATTTTCTGCATCTGGATCGGGTTCGGCGTAATGGCTGTTGCAGGTCTTTTACAAAAATTAATTAAAACACCTAAGCTTAGAACTGCGCTGGCAGTGTCTGCGAGCCTGTCGGTGCCGGTGATTATGCTGGCGAGAGGATGGGACAATCACGACCGGAGCGACCGATATCATTCTGTGGACTTTGCCAGAAATTTGCTGAATTCGTGTGCGCCTTATGCGATCCTTTTCACAGGAGGCGATAACGACACATTTCCATTGTGGTATTTGCAGGAAGTGGAGGGCGTTCGCACGGACGTGCGTGTATGTGTGCAGACATTCCTGGGTATAGACTGGTACGTTGAGCAGCTGAGACGCAAAACCAACCTTTCGGAAGCCTTGCCACTCTCGCTGGATCTTGATGATTATGCAACCGGGAAGAATGAATTCGTGCCCTTTTACGAAATCCCGGCCGTCCGGAACGGCATTAACCTGAAAGAATATCTTGATTTGATTAATCAGGAAAATAAGGCGATCCAGGTTCCGCTGACGAGCGGCGATATGACCTCAATTTTACCTTCTTCCACACTTTTCTTACCCGTGGATGCGCAAAAGGTCCGGTCCATGAACATTGTCAAAAATGATTTGCTGCCTATGCTCACCGACTCTATGAGCTGGAACATTGGAACCAATGATCTTTACAAAAGCGACCTCGTGATGCTGGACATTATCGCGACCAACAACTGGAAGCGGCCCGTCTATTTTTCATCCACAATGGGCACCACGCACAATCTGGGTTTACAGGAATATTTGCAGCTCGAAGGTTACACTTACAGACTACTACCAGTCCGCGTACAGGGCGCTTCGGATGGGTATGTCAACTCTGAAATTATGTATGATAACATGCTGAAAAAAATGCAGTGGCGTTCGCTGAATAACCCCAAAGTGTATCATGATGACACCTATCGCGGCTCGCCCGTTGCTACGGCCAGGATCTCGTTCCTACGCCTTGCAGGCCAGCTGATCGCCGAAAATGACTTAGTAAAAGCGAAGGAGGTGGTGAACACGGCCATGACTGTAATGCCCGACGACACCATTCCGTTTGACCAGTTTTCGGTTGGTTTTGTGGGCATGCTGTTTGATGTCGGTGAGGACAAAAAAGCGTTGGATTCCGCCCGCGTTATGGCACTCCGATCGGACGAAAATCTTACCTGGGCCAGGGAGAACGGCGGCACCAGGAACCGAGATGTGAATGTGGATCTTTATGTGCTGCAAACCATTGTTCAGGAATGCAAACGCGCGAAAAAGGATGCCGAAGCAGACAAGTATGAGGCTATTTTCAGGAAACATTTACTAGCGTTTAATATGTATAGCGGAGGCAATTAG
- a CDS encoding response regulator: protein MKTILLVEDHSIVRMGVKLLIEDVIPAVVIIEAASFSETLRVLQTRHFDLVILDIRIPGGEAFNMIPRIRAVQENVKILVFSSQEEELYALHYVKAGANGFLPKDTSNEELERAVSSVLNGGTYISNVVQQQLVNNTLVDRESRESPLEILSNRELEIMDMLLTGKWTKDIAIELNIKESTVSTYKARIFEKLEVTNVLELFKKVEIYKKHNSGFHHS, encoded by the coding sequence ATGAAAACGATTTTGTTAGTAGAGGATCATTCAATAGTGCGGATGGGCGTGAAGTTGCTGATTGAGGACGTTATACCAGCTGTGGTTATTATAGAAGCAGCCAGTTTTAGTGAAACACTTAGAGTGCTGCAAACCAGGCATTTTGACCTGGTGATACTGGATATCCGGATTCCCGGCGGCGAGGCTTTCAATATGATCCCGAGGATCAGGGCTGTGCAGGAAAATGTTAAAATCCTGGTTTTCTCCTCCCAGGAGGAAGAATTGTACGCGCTGCACTATGTGAAGGCAGGCGCAAACGGATTCCTGCCCAAAGACACAAGCAATGAAGAGCTGGAACGCGCTGTATCTTCGGTGTTGAATGGCGGCACATACATAAGCAATGTTGTTCAGCAGCAGTTGGTTAACAACACATTAGTCGATAGAGAAAGCCGCGAAAGTCCCTTGGAGATCCTTTCTAACCGTGAACTCGAAATCATGGATATGCTCCTCACCGGAAAGTGGACAAAAGACATTGCCATCGAACTGAACATCAAAGAGAGCACGGTAAGCACCTACAAGGCCAGGATCTTCGAAAAGCTCGAAGTGACCAATGTTCTCGAACTATTCAAAAAAGTGGAAATCTACAAAAAGCACAACTCCGGCTTTCATCATTCCTAG
- a CDS encoding sensor histidine kinase gives MNLSFIDWPVQKQLAGETNALNIARIKVLSLSLHLRLITTTILLVFYILENHAVQTKRIGLLMVVVILYYVVLRLGLKWKKAIHMAILIFLVIIWSNLFFYKEGFHVVTLQYVVIISIYAFYGLGNKWGLFYSLVAILPFFIYMYLEHQLGAAIPWGPMGVSKMTVAILLLHNFFFLFLINYYFFNSFYSTISALDARTTELTSSLSYLEESQRKLESEFSHQKLLLASISHDIKSPLRFLMATTGRLAKSNPDLPTIRAISQSSYRLYHFMKNLLEYTQFRYRNTRVTFNYLDVHELVDQKFAIFMAEAESSGNEFINTVSQGVILKSNLQLLSIVLHNLIDNANKVTSRGTIEVTHIDYRDSLHLIVKDTGPGMEPAIIRWINSDEKVPGAGLDPDSFGMGLVIVKEVSALINARLLAESEKTQGASIHIIFQK, from the coding sequence ATGAATTTATCTTTTATTGATTGGCCCGTTCAAAAACAGCTGGCTGGGGAAACAAATGCTCTTAATATTGCACGCATCAAAGTGTTATCGTTATCGCTCCATTTGAGATTGATCACGACCACTATACTGCTTGTATTTTACATTCTTGAAAATCACGCTGTCCAAACCAAACGGATCGGGCTGTTGATGGTCGTTGTGATCCTCTATTATGTCGTTCTGCGTTTGGGGCTGAAATGGAAAAAGGCCATTCACATGGCTATTTTGATCTTCCTGGTCATTATTTGGTCCAATCTGTTTTTTTATAAAGAGGGTTTCCATGTGGTCACGCTCCAATATGTGGTGATCATCAGCATTTACGCGTTCTATGGCCTGGGTAATAAATGGGGGCTCTTTTATTCGCTGGTCGCTATTTTACCCTTTTTCATTTATATGTATCTGGAACATCAGCTTGGGGCTGCCATTCCGTGGGGGCCGATGGGCGTCAGTAAAATGACAGTTGCGATCCTGTTACTGCATAACTTCTTCTTTCTTTTTCTGATCAACTATTACTTTTTCAACTCCTTTTACTCGACCATCTCCGCGCTGGATGCCCGGACAACGGAGCTTACATCGAGTTTATCTTATTTGGAAGAATCGCAGCGCAAGCTTGAATCCGAGTTTAGCCACCAGAAATTGTTGCTGGCCAGTATTTCGCATGATATTAAAAGCCCGCTCCGCTTCCTGATGGCAACCACCGGTCGCCTGGCAAAAAGCAACCCCGACTTGCCTACGATCCGCGCTATAAGCCAGTCGAGTTACCGGCTTTATCATTTTATGAAAAACCTGCTGGAATACACGCAGTTTCGTTACAGGAATACGCGTGTGACTTTCAATTATCTGGACGTGCACGAACTGGTTGACCAGAAGTTTGCCATTTTTATGGCCGAAGCGGAAAGCAGCGGCAATGAATTTATCAATACGGTTTCGCAAGGCGTGATCCTGAAAAGCAATTTGCAATTGCTTAGCATCGTGCTTCATAACCTGATCGACAATGCAAACAAAGTGACCAGCAGAGGCACCATTGAAGTAACACATATAGATTATCGTGATTCGCTTCACCTCATCGTGAAGGACACCGGGCCCGGAATGGAGCCCGCCATCATCCGGTGGATCAATAGCGATGAGAAAGTGCCCGGCGCCGGACTGGATCCCGATAGCTTTGGAATGGGGCTCGTGATTGTAAAGGAAGTAAGCGCATTGATTAACGCGCGCCTGCTGGCCGAATCCGAGAAAACACAAGGCGCCTCGATCCACATCATTTTCCAGAAATGA
- a CDS encoding DUF4097 domain-containing protein, whose protein sequence is MKNRLLIIVLALLAGPLSAQKIIEKKLPYKEGQTANLNLKFADSIQVRYWDKQEVYVKIRAVINNNQLNDALLVTDRATSDEVIVEVGFDDKLLRQGKAEDCPGNNRSSWNDKDGKQRYYLCKEINYQVFLPRNAKLKLETIDGNIDIQGATTTVHAKTISGFVDMSWPKSKGISVALKTITGEVYSDFDIDFKNKKEKNPIVGYLLEGTLNGGGPEVKLESISNDVYLRSKE, encoded by the coding sequence ATGAAAAACAGACTTTTAATAATCGTTTTAGCATTGCTCGCAGGACCTTTATCTGCCCAGAAAATCATTGAAAAAAAGTTGCCTTACAAGGAAGGGCAAACCGCGAACCTGAACTTGAAGTTTGCCGACAGCATTCAGGTCCGCTATTGGGACAAACAGGAAGTTTACGTGAAAATCCGGGCGGTCATCAATAACAATCAGTTAAACGACGCACTGCTCGTAACCGACCGCGCAACGTCCGATGAAGTGATTGTAGAGGTTGGATTTGATGATAAACTGCTCCGACAGGGCAAAGCGGAAGATTGTCCCGGAAACAATCGGAGCTCATGGAATGATAAGGATGGAAAGCAGCGATACTATTTGTGCAAAGAAATAAATTACCAGGTGTTTCTGCCGCGTAATGCCAAGCTCAAACTGGAAACGATCGACGGGAATATCGACATTCAGGGCGCTACTACAACCGTTCATGCGAAAACGATCAGCGGATTTGTGGATATGAGCTGGCCAAAATCCAAGGGGATAAGTGTTGCCTTGAAAACCATAACCGGAGAAGTCTATTCCGATTTTGACATTGATTTTAAAAACAAAAAAGAGAAAAACCCGATCGTGGGTTATTTGCTGGAAGGCACACTGAATGGCGGAGGGCCGGAGGTGAAGCTGGAATCGATCAGTAACGATGTGTATCTGCGGAGTAAAGAATAG
- a CDS encoding DUF4097 family beta strand repeat-containing protein — MKKILLISMGCLLCLAESIAQTPEYKAKLANSKDKKVTIEMAASQVKIEGYAGDEIVIQTTSGYEAPPERAKGLKPLYYAGVDNTGMGLSVTTDASGIKVEKVTRKEAKYTIRIPRQVSVLFQEVNWQGGSKIAISNMDGDLEIKTNGANIQLTSVTGPVVANTTSGDVDVVFSALNQTKPTAISSISGEVDVTLPATAKSTMKLRSINGEMYTDFDLGTRNTKDGLSKVGGGSNIEGSTNGGGVEMQLNTISGNIYIRKK, encoded by the coding sequence ATGAAAAAAATACTTTTAATAAGTATGGGTTGCTTGCTGTGCCTTGCCGAATCCATAGCTCAGACGCCAGAATACAAAGCCAAGCTGGCCAACTCGAAAGATAAAAAGGTAACTATCGAAATGGCTGCCAGTCAGGTGAAGATCGAAGGATATGCGGGCGATGAAATTGTGATCCAGACGACTTCGGGTTATGAAGCGCCGCCAGAGCGGGCAAAGGGTTTGAAACCATTGTATTATGCCGGTGTAGACAACACGGGAATGGGCCTTTCGGTTACGACGGATGCGAGCGGGATCAAAGTGGAGAAAGTGACGCGCAAGGAGGCCAAATACACGATCCGTATACCCAGGCAGGTTTCGGTGCTTTTTCAGGAAGTGAACTGGCAGGGCGGATCCAAGATCGCGATCAGCAATATGGATGGAGATCTTGAAATTAAAACCAATGGTGCCAACATTCAGCTGACCAGTGTTACCGGGCCGGTGGTGGCCAACACGACAAGTGGTGACGTGGACGTCGTTTTTTCCGCACTAAACCAGACAAAGCCGACCGCAATCTCGTCCATCAGCGGCGAAGTGGATGTGACATTGCCTGCAACCGCAAAGTCGACAATGAAGCTGCGGTCCATTAACGGTGAAATGTACACAGATTTTGATCTAGGCACCAGAAACACCAAAGACGGGCTTTCCAAAGTGGGCGGTGGAAGCAACATAGAAGGCTCGACAAACGGCGGCGGGGTTGAAATGCAGCTCAATACGATCAGCGGTAATATCTACATCAGGAAAAAATAA
- a CDS encoding HEAT repeat domain-containing protein, which translates to MDQDIEKLLEKYYEGETTIEEEKEIKRFFQNGDVPEHLMSHAAQFGYFVEARNEHPSLTFGSELLMLLDPPKQSPVRTFGRWLVRIAAGLALLIVGFLGGRAFQERDGAEIPLLASKESVSQLEMKNVLAFEKMNSTSASERIQAVNQSYALSNLDKDITQLLINTLNFDPNVNVRLAACQALQRFDNEDNVAEALMHSLAIQTDPNIQIMLIEILVSTKEKRAVEPFQQLARNEEVLEVVRLKAQQGVSELIAADV; encoded by the coding sequence ATGGATCAGGATATTGAGAAACTACTAGAGAAATATTACGAAGGCGAAACGACCATTGAAGAAGAAAAGGAAATTAAACGCTTTTTCCAAAATGGTGACGTTCCAGAACATTTAATGAGCCACGCAGCACAGTTTGGTTACTTTGTTGAGGCAAGAAACGAACATCCGTCGCTGACATTCGGCAGTGAATTATTAATGTTGCTTGATCCGCCGAAACAAAGTCCGGTGCGCACTTTTGGTCGCTGGCTGGTAAGGATTGCTGCCGGGCTGGCGCTGTTGATCGTCGGGTTTTTGGGAGGACGTGCATTTCAGGAGCGCGATGGTGCGGAGATTCCATTGTTAGCTTCAAAAGAGTCGGTGTCGCAGCTGGAAATGAAAAATGTGCTGGCTTTTGAAAAAATGAATTCCACATCGGCCAGTGAACGCATTCAGGCTGTGAATCAAAGCTATGCGCTTTCAAACCTGGATAAGGACATTACGCAGCTGCTGATTAATACACTCAATTTCGATCCGAATGTTAATGTCAGGCTTGCAGCTTGTCAGGCATTGCAACGGTTTGATAATGAGGATAATGTAGCGGAAGCGCTGATGCATTCCCTGGCTATTCAAACCGATCCCAACATTCAGATTATGCTGATCGAAATCCTTGTTTCAACCAAAGAAAAGCGGGCGGTTGAACCATTTCAGCAACTGGCCAGAAACGAGGAAGTGTTGGAAGTGGTCCGGCTTAAAGCGCAGCAGGGAGTCAGCGAGCTTATCGCTGCGGACGTTTAA
- a CDS encoding RNA polymerase sigma factor — translation MDLQAFNQRILPVQGRLFRLAQMFLRNREEAEDAIQDVLLRLWTNRQQLETYHSVEALAVQMTKNLCMDRLKSHHKQKMQNGADVTSVQAAELSPHRQLENSDSAALIHKLIGELPEQHKLVLHLRDVEEYSFEEIEQVTGLSNANIRTILSRARQKLRENYLKANDYGSGY, via the coding sequence ATGGATTTACAAGCCTTTAACCAACGCATCCTTCCCGTGCAGGGACGCCTTTTCAGATTGGCGCAAATGTTTCTTCGCAACCGCGAGGAAGCGGAAGATGCCATTCAGGATGTGTTGCTGAGGTTGTGGACGAACAGGCAGCAGCTGGAAACGTATCATAGTGTCGAAGCACTGGCTGTGCAGATGACGAAAAACCTCTGTATGGACAGGCTCAAATCGCATCATAAGCAGAAAATGCAAAACGGTGCAGACGTTACCAGCGTGCAGGCAGCGGAATTGTCGCCGCACCGGCAACTGGAAAACAGCGACAGCGCCGCGCTCATCCACAAGCTCATCGGCGAGCTGCCCGAACAGCACAAACTAGTGCTGCATTTGCGCGACGTGGAAGAATATTCATTCGAGGAGATTGAGCAGGTTACGGGATTGAGCAATGCGAACATTCGTACAATCCTTTCGAGGGCGAGGCAGAAGCTTCGGGAGAATTATCTTAAAGCAAACGATTATGGATCAGGATATTGA